From Rhododendron vialii isolate Sample 1 chromosome 7a, ASM3025357v1:
aaaaaatcaaataaagacaattttcagatttaagttaagttcataagaatgcagcctaaaatagaaacgggaaagaaaagtgaaataccGTAATCCGGCAACGATGGGCTAAATTGTAGATGATTGAGAAacatgagtttcacttttggaagaaaagaaagagaaacagtttatggttgaagtgaaaaagatatagagtaggtgaagaagagaagaagaaaataagaaaatactagttgaaatacgcatgtatataaattttggaaccaattaacttatgtggtgtggggttcacaaattttgattattgaaaaaggttgctagttttggttatccaaagcctaaatttgattatttctaaggatgttaagtttgattataccattgtgagctattttttgcaccaatattgttaactttaacaacaattgacttttgattataccactgtggatggcctaaaaCTAATTCAGCTGAGAGAGGTGTTTTTTCAttaagttatatatatatatatatatatatatatatatatatatatataggcggttccggagacacctaaaaaaatacctcatagtttccgatcaaattttgatgatccgagccgctcaatgtgatcagaacgtgattttaaaggtacccacgcgaaatcagcaaaaaaaaaatgatcgggaagggcttcatccgaacagtttcaaacagttttttattgaacggttcaaataaaactgctcaaatcaagcctttcccgatcatttttttttgttaatttctcgcgggcacccttaaaatcatattctgcacacattgaacggttcagatcataaaaatttgatcgggaactatgagtttgagatttggggtgtttttttaggtgtttttttgagtgtctccttaaccgtcccgatatatatatatatatatatatatatatatatatatatatatatatatatatatatatatatatatatgggctaGTTCCGTAGACACCCAAATAAaacacccaaacaaacaccCCATCTCAGCCCTCCATTTTAAGGGTTGAGATTAAATCCCACTCCACCCCTAAAAACCATCTCCTTCCCGTCCTCTCCCTTCATGTTCTGCTCCCTCCAGTCTGACACCCACCCCTCCCCCTCCCTCCAGTCCGACACCCACCCCTCCACCTCCCTCCACTCCGACCGACGAGCCCCAGCCGCCGACGACCCACCACCTCTctcatgctctctctctcccacgtTTGAGAGACCCACCCCCCGCTGCCCGACCTCTCCATCTCCCTCCACTCCGACCGACGAGCCCAGCCGCCAACGACTCTCCACCGTGCGCCGCCGCCGACGCTCTCCCTCTTTCCGTGGCTTATTACTCGAATCAAACGGGTTTCATTCTTCAAAACCTTTACTTCACAGTCATGATCGGTTTCCTCTCATGGGTTCAAtcagttttgttttatttcccAAGTTTTTTCTTGTTGGACCCATCTTTAATCAAGGATTTAAGGGGCATTTCATTCATTACACGGTTTGCAAGCTATTTGCATTATCTGTACTCTGTTTTTTGTGGTGTACtctgttttttgtgtgtgtgtgtgcagatAATGCATATATAATGGGCGTATATTGGACATTTGGAGGAAAACACATGTTTAGTTGGCGCCAATGGGTGGATTTAGGATTGTTGAAAAAGGTTTGGACCGGTTTTTGTGGGTCCTGTTGTTCTGATTCTAGGGTTTCTACTATAATGTTTGATTAGTGTTTCTTGGGTTCATACATTAGCCGCTTTTTCCCAAAAGTGCTCAAATttggatacttccaaaaaaaaatagagtaaaagtcataattttttagttatcCGATTCTTTTTCGTCGAGATGAACCAacaatctacaaaagtttgacgttgcaaaatttttttgaataaggtcATTGCATCAATATCACCCTTTTTGGATTTTCTAATTCTTAACCTGATCTTGATTTCTTATGTCGACATTGTCTATGTCTACTTGTTCTTTTTCTGGAAAATGGTCTTGTTATCCAATTATGGTTAGTTACTTTGCTGTGATGGATTTCTTATGTCAAAGAAGGTCTTGATTTCTTATGTTGACATTGCATATggatttctttactttttcttgCAGGCAAGTGAAGGGTAAACAATGGAGTTAGTGAGTTTAGATGATGTTGAAGCAGATGATATGGAGACTCCAGAAAACGTTGAGGAAGGGTTAAAAACACCGACAATTGGGATGTATTTTGAGACAATTGAAGAAGCACGGAATTACTATGAACGTAATGGTCAAGAAAAAAACAGACACAATTTAGCCAGATAATAAGACATTATGGCATTGTTCTAACTTCTAACTGCAAGTTCGTCACTTTCTTTTAAACTATGAAAGGCATCAGAGTTATAGATACCAACTGCAATGGAAATAAGTATAGAACAACCTTTTCCCATCAAATAAATTCAGGCACTACGTGAGGGCATAGTAAATAACCCACTGAATCAGAAAATAATAATGATTTTACGTGAGGGCATAGAACAGCCTTTTCCCTCATTAGACTTTCATGATTTTACCTTAACTTGATACATCGATGATCCAAACACACAAACTTACATAGCTATCTTTATCATTGTAAAGAAATCATGAGTTTCCACACCTACTGTAACAAGAAGCCTGGCCTATAATTTCCAAGGGTTGGTAACAAATATTTCCACAACTGCTAAACAGTGCACTGGAACTCAAAAATCATCGTCTcagaatcaaaattttttacatcgTCATGTAACATGGTATGATATACACTGAAATCCCAGACCTATACACTGAAAACCCAGACCAAAATCGAAACACCACCAACCTCGTCCCGGAAAGCTCAAAGCAAACAGTTATCTCAAAAAGCCCCTCGTTCGACTATAGTACAATTCATAGATGCTGCCGGTAGGCAGGTAATAAAATGTACTAGCATCTATTGTACATCCTTTATTTAGAGCAACCGTTCAAAACAAGAGAATGCTCACTTCACAGTTCCAAAATTTCTCCAGCATACACTCAAGAATCTTCATGGGTTCATTCTGTTCCTCACCAAATCAAATCTCATCGCTTTCAACGAAACCCATGAGAAAGCacaatcttttcttcttttttctcttcaccTCTCACAAATCAATGAcgacaaaaaaacaagaaaagtacTAATTTGGGAAAAGTACAGTACTAACCAACAGAGACACCAATATCGGTATCGGCGACCTGGTTCTTGCGCAGCTTCCGCTCCAAGTGAGCAGCAATCCATATCGTCCTAAGCATGCCCTTTTTCGCGAGTTTAAACTGCGAGTAGAACATCTTCCTTCTAAAAATCCATCTCTCACCTCATACGAGCCTCCAAACCCTAGAACCGTTCCCAATTCGCCACCAAAAACCCTAACTCGAACGGAAGCATGAAATTCGGACTCGGAAGAAGTCGAATTTGATCTGCGGGGAGAGAATTTGGGGAGTCGAGCGAAACCTGGTGGGAATTTGAAGGTCGAGGTTACGCAGAAGAGAAGAATGACCTGAGGCCGTGGTGTTTTTTGGGGGGAGCTGATAATCCAGGTTCTATTTTATCCCAGGCTTGACGGTCGGAGCTCGTCGATCGTAGTGGGTGTCAGAGTGGAGGGAGGTGGAGGGGTGGGTGTCGGACTGGAGGGAGCAAAACACGAAGGGAGAAGACGGGAAGAAGATGGTTTTTAGGGGTGGGGTGGGATTTAATGTCAGCCCTTGAAATAGAGGGCTGAGATGGGGTGTTTGTTTAGGTGTTTTATTTGGGTGTCTACGGAAccagtcatatatatatatatcgggacggttctgcggacaactatttagacacctaaaaaaacacctcaaatttcaatctcataattcctgatcaaatttttatgatccgaaccgttcaatgtgtgcagaatgtgattttaagggtgatcgcgagaaattagcaaaaaaaatgacccggaagtgtttgttttgagcagtttttaattgaaccgttcattaaatctaagctaaaaactgcttagatcaagccatttccggtctttttttttgctaattttaagcaagtacctttaaaatcacgttctgatcatattgagcggctcgaatcattaaaatttgatcaggaactatgaggtgtttttttcgGTGTCTAAATAATTGTCCAtggaaccgtcccgtatatatgtatatatatacacacacacactcgggatctaatgagggatcccgcacgggcttaccgtgcagGACTTCTCTTTTctgatcgaattgcgacgatccgagccgctcaaagtgtgcagaacgtgattttaacggtacctgtgagaaatcggcaaaaaaaattatcggaaagggcttgatccgaacagttttttactgaaccgttcaataaaaaactgttcggatgaagtctttcccgatcattttttttgctgatttctcgcgagtacccttaaaatcacgttctgatcactttgagcggatcggatcgtcgtaattcaatcaggaaaggggagtcccgcacgatAAGTCCGTGCGgaatcccttaggagatccagactgtatatatatatccaataaGTTATGTCCCTCAGTCACCCATGATCCAAACAAGTCTAATATTTTTAGGTATCGTTGCCCAAGCTActagccaaaaaaataaataaaatattactagcAAATAATCCGTGCTATGCACAAAATGAATTCATGTTTTGTAGTATATGCTTTTAGTAATCTTTTACTCCTATGTTGTTAgatgtatttttctctaaaacaATTATATTCAGTTCCTATTTGATACCTCAAAACTTAAAAGTTGCTTAATGGCAAAACACTCATAAAAGCAATGTGTCATGCCGTTTCAAAATAGGTCTTTTATTATTAATGATCGGGGCTATATTTTTCCATGTATACTAGTCAACTATGAACATTTCTTACATTGCATCATTGTAGATATCAAATATACTTTAGAATCAAAAGATAGCAGAGTAGAGATCTctcataaattaaaaagtagatccAGTTCATTCACTACGCTGAATGAACCATCAGAAAGTCTACAACCACCGCACCAAAAATGCAGTGGCCGGTCACCGTACGCTGTGTGGGACTTACTCCAGGCCCCgtacggatgatccgagccgttcaataatttgtttttaaaaaatcgagtgggcgtCTTATAACATTAGCTCGATCCGATATATGTAGGTACTCAAatcaagcttctcatctttCTATACACCAAAAAatcaatctttccattttttcctattttccaaagatgagaaacttgatccaagcacctacatatattggattgagctgatattTCGCGCAATccacttggatttttttttaaaaattattaaacggttcggatcatccgtgcggagCCCGGAGTGAACCCCACAAGGCGTGTGGGGGCCGGCCGCCGCATTTTTGGTGCGGTGGCTGTAGCGCTGCTCGGTCGCATTGTTTATAGAGCCCGCCATTTAGTGGGTCATGATTGATAGACCAGACCATCCATAGAAACACTAGACGGACAACTTCTGACCCCAACAATACTGTTCAGGGATTACAAGTACTGACCCTAACAAGACGGTCCAGTGACTAGTAGAACAGGACGTCTCTTTTGCGCAATCGATCAAGAACTGACCCTTGCCTCCTACTTAAAAAAGGTACAAAACTGGCCAATGATCGAATTCAATCCAATTGGTTGGATTCATAGAGGAATTAAAAAAGGTACAAAACTGGCCAATGATCGAATTCAATCCAATTGGTTGGATTCATAGAGGAATTAAtatatgctctctctctctctctctctctctctctctctctctatatatatatatatatatatatatatatatatatatagccaatGATCGAATTCAATCCAATTGGTTGGATTCATAGAGGAATTAAtatatgctctctctctctctctctctctatatatatatccatcctcctaaataataagaaccAGATTGTCCATCctcctaaataataagaaccAGATTGGGggatgccatttttcaattgggacaattttgccctttgaTTTTGGCCATTTTACCAATTGCCCAAGGAGCAGTTTTTCGGATGGCCATTATTGTAATTTCGCTCTCAGCCACGTGGTGCCGTTCTGAGTTGAACAGAGAGAATAGCACTGCCATGCTTTACCGCTTATAATCtacattttagagagagagagagagagagagaaagagagtgaggACAGCGAAGGCGGCACCACGGCGATGATAACGATAACGACGACGGAGATGAGGACGGCGATGAAGAAGGCAAGGGATCTCTTTGGGGCTTCTTCTGTGTGTTTCTTTCGTTAGATGAGGTAACTATTCGGATctggtttagggttttggttcaGGATTTGGGTTTCCACCTTTTTGGGGGGCCTCCTCCAGTGCGCTTACTGGAAGAGATACATGTTGGTGTTTGTTTCTGGCCTCCTGCCCagtgccctttttttttgggttttgtgtgtgtttgttgtATCTCTTGGGCCACACAATTGAATGCTCTTCTTGTTCAAAGGGGTTAGATTGATGGCATTGAAAGCCCTAATTAcggtgattttgatttttttatgaattggaTTAATGGAATTTTGATTGCTTGTATTAGAGTTGTTTAATTGCTTCGCTAATTAGGGCTTTCTTCCTTGTTATCTCTCGGCCCCTTTAGTTcagttttttattgatttaatttggaaaaatgtTATCTCCTTTTACAGAGTAGAACAATTGAAACAGATAGAAGCATTCTAGACAGAGCGAGAAAGGAGAGGAAGAGATGCGAGACCTGAGGCAGGTTTGTTGTGGATTATTACAAACCTTTCCTTGCTCTGTATTCTTTCCTTAACAATTacttttttgttctattttcccATGCCCCTAAGCACAGCATAAACGGTGGATCATGTGCCCTCTTTCAGTTTGAGTTACATAGATTTGATTTGCCACTTTTCCTTCTATTGCTGTAAGGGATCTTTTGGAGATTTACGGGATAACATGTTTAATACTGATCTCATTTTAAGGTGGTCGATATAGTATATGGTATCAATTGTATGAACTTTGGATATACAGTAGACACCTTTTTCATGGCAAAAACAATTTCTGGGTAAGTTGTGCATTGAATGCTCTGTAGCAGTTCAATGGAAAAGTTTGGTATTAGGTCACATTGAAGCATTGTTTATGTAAGGGGAGGTCTATTATCTAACAAGTGATTGATCTGGAACTGATTAACTATTAAGCTAACTGAAGATTAATTTTTGCGAGTTTCTCCCTTCTCCCCGAGTTTCGAGTAAGGATTTTGGAAACTCCATTGTCTTTAGTGAAATTCGCTGAGCTGGTTAAAAATAGATATCGTGacatttctttatttcttgttaaCTTTAAGTGATGTTTTTAGGCGGATCTTTCTGCCATTTGCAATTTAGTCTTGTCACAGTACAAATCTGGTATGGTGCTTCCAAATTCATTAATAAAGGATGATGCATTGCAGAGTATTCAGGCTCAACCTCTTCTAGCTTTGGCCCAACTGTTCCGGCAGGagatgaaaattcaaaatctacAAAGACCAATAGACTCCACAACTCTGATTCGAAAGCAGATAGCGTGGATAACAGTGCAAAATTGGCTTCTAATACTGAAAGATCTGAAGAAAAATCGAGTAGCTCTGAAGCAAGACCAAAATAAGGTATTAACCATATCTTTCTGTATTGCAATCTTAGATACATTCATGGTTACACGAGGTATTAAATAATGCCGCataatattatatatttcaTTTACATGTGATTTGGTTATAATATACAGAATTTTCTACTACATGGAATCTAAATTTGGATCTTTGTCtaacatataatattatagTTCATTTACTTAAGATTTGGTTATACTACACATAATTTTCTTATGCGTATCCCCAACAAATCCCATCGTTTATTAATGGAGGCCAATTAAAACCAAGCCAAAGTCGTGTATGGTCTGGTTCTAAAGGACTTGATAGTTGATAGTATATGAGAGATTTTAGGATGGAGCAAATCTTGAGTCTCAAGCCTTGACTGTCAAGCGAACCCTTGGTTTCAACTGTCTTTGTGTCCATTTAGGTGTTTGTcacaatatttttaacaaaaaaccTTCATATGTCCCCAAATATTGATAAGTTAATTCCAAAATGTGGAATTATAAGGGTTCATAACCCCAGCTAAAGGTTGGCACATCACAGTTTGATTCTTGGATCCTTGTTTTATTGTATTTACATTATGTAAGCATCTCTACATATTTGATTCCAGCTACATCTTCATTATATTCCTTTCACAATTGTTGGAGTGGTGTAATAATGTGGTTGTTTGTAATAATTGCAGCATGGCCCAATGGAATGCTTTCTGAACACCATAGAGGCATGTTGTGCAATCAGTGTCTAGCTGGATCTGGTAAAGACCTTTGCTTGAGTTTATGGTTAAtatgaaaaatgcaaaaaaaaatacttctctTCGTCTTTTGAAATCCATTGGTTGTCAGAATAACTTTTTAAGGAAATGCTAAAAGTAGCTGAttttctttgccaaaatatCCACTCATTTGTTAGCTTCCCGGAAGATATGTCCAATCATCCCCTTGCTAAACCTATTTAACAGTCAACGACAATCACCAATAAGGTTATTAAGGGCATGATGAGCATTATCATTTGCCAATAATCCAATATTAGCCATCGAATTTGCTTCCACTTCCAAGTTTTGTATGTTTAGAACTCAAGCTAATTGTACAAGACATTTCATGTGTCATAGTCAAACTCTACCCAAACATGTTCTTGCGTATGTTCTGCTATTTGAAGTTGCAAAATATGATGTTCCTATGCCGAGATTACAAGGCAGGGCTTCACTTAGGGACCACCTCCAATTCAAATGCAATACCTCTATGTAGGATGGTCATATTCCAATTCTGAAACTCACTCTAAGTGTTCGCAGGAAGATATCATCTGTGCTAAGCACCTGAATAGCAAATGGGGAAGCTCAAGTGTTGCTATAGGGGATCCCATGCTTTTCCCATACAATATTCAATTGGAGAAATTAAATGCATACAAACGATGGACAGTGAATGACATTGGCATTAGTGCAGGCGATGTATATGCAGCTGTAGAATGTCCCTCTGTTTTTGGCTTAAGGtctctctcttattctcttttttcaaaTAACTACTGTTTAGTTTAACTTCTGACTTCATCTCCCTTAGGTATGGGTGGTTCTCCGAACTTTGCCCCAAAACAGTTGCAGTACCTTCTAGATCTACTCACTTAGGGAATGGCTTTCAGGCGAAAGAGAGAGGTTGCAGTACAATTTTAAAGCTTGTAGATATTAGAAAGGAAGAAGTTTTAGATTTCAAGCCAACCAATCTAAGTAAACTGGCAAATGCAACTCTTACTACAAATATATGCATTCAGATGTCCCAGTTGACTGCATGGTAGATAATATTGCGATGTTGTTCATCTGTCATATTGTTGCATGACAGTTAACTTTTTGATGCTGCTCTCTTCCTTCTATAGCTATTGCAAAATACAGTTTTCAGTATGGGTTTatccatttcattttttatctcaaaactcATTGAAACCTTGTCAGATTAGTTGCgtagttcttgtaaaaaaaaaaaaagttgcgtAGTTCAGATTTGCTGGATATCTGCATGGAGTAAGTTTTGACATGACTATTTTTCACAAGTCTTGCGTTATGGGGTGGCCTTTCTTGCTTTTCCGTGATGCTTCTATTGAAACTAAAAGGCTGAATGCATTTCAATTTTATcctctttttctaaaaaatccTAATTTGCTTTTTATTAGGATGATGAGGTGAGGTCTGGCAATAGCGTTGCACCGTCATTAGTTCCATGGGATGATAGTTTGACAAACTTAAGCATTGGAGGCTTGCTATCGGACACATCCTTGTTGGGTTTCCTTTGCTCATTTTCTCATGTGTTGCTGTGCTTGTATTTTTGACTCTGGTTAGTCCTCGATTTGGGTTTGTAAATTTCCCCCGTCTCGCAGTTATGCATATGGTCCTACCATTTTCATTCCGCTATGTTCTGCAGGTGGGGGAACTATCTAAGGGCTGCTAGACTTTCGTGTACAGCCGGTTCTGTTTGAATCACCACTCCTTAGCTTTGCTCcgttttgttttcttctcgtGAACTTTCCCCTTCTTTAAGTAGTATTATTTTCTTCCAAGTAGTGTTGAGGTTTCTTCTATTGTTGTTAGCTAATAATGCCCaagttgttttcacttttcagagTAACCTTTATAGTTCTATCGTTTTCGTTGCAGACACGTAATAGGGATAGCAAGAGAAGTGAATGCAGAGGGATTTTAAAGGACATGGAAGAATTCCGCCATTAGGTATGGTTTTTGGGCTTTCCTTTCGAATCTTTTAAATCTTGAATTGATATTTTGCCAgtacattttattttctccataTTTCAATTTAAATGTCCATTACCATTTTACAATCAtgagcattttattttttgtgttatcTGTTATTGTTTAATATTGTACTATATAAATAAAGAGAAACAtgattggttattttttttgaatttggtcCTCTTTGTTCATAGCTCCCAAGTTAATACTACAACTAATTAATTTTTGCATCACAAAGACAGCTGCATTATACGATGCTtgatttatgtatttatttgCAGGCGGTCGATCAAGGGGGATTGTTATGCAAAGTTTAGAAAGGCAAAGTAATAGGAATGCTTGGGTCCATATTATACATAGCTTAGTTTCCAGAATCGAAAAGCTTGAACAAACAAAtgatttgtccatttttttgcttattttttaggGTCATTCACATACTTTTGTCACTTTCTCAATTTCCCCCCAGGTTTTGCAGAGTCTTGCCTTGCTAATTCAAAGATTTGGTTTCGTAGAAATAAAAAAGGAGATTTGTTGTTCACCATGCTTGATATCTACTTTTTGATATCTACTTTTTGGTTCGCTTCCTTCCAATATTCATGTTGTTATGTTGTTTAGTTGCTGCATTGGTTTGAAATTTAATGGTAGAATTGGCTGTGGAGGATTTGGTGCATCTCAAGTCAAAACTTTACAATCATTTTTACTAtcgacctttttggtgtggtgcaTTGATCAAGTAAAGAGGTTTGTGGCTCGCGATATATGAAGTGTGTTGTTAGTGTCACTTCCGTTCGAATTGAGGCTTTGATTGAGTTTCGCTGGTTGCTCACCTTTTTTTCCCAAATACATTGACAATTTGCTCAAGTAAAATCATAAGTTCGGAAGAGAGACCATCCGAAACAACCAGATGCAGAAAACTGCAAGGACAAAGCATTTGTTGATGGGCAAAGCATTTGTTgaattgagacaaaaaaaaaggcttcCATGAACAATATTTTGCTATGAAAAGTTCCGTTTCCAAATAGACTACACACTGCTATCTATGACTACTGTGAACTTTACTGTTATACTCCTTTAGCATCTATAAATAGACTACACACTGTGTGGTATGTGAATCATCTAATGCTTTTCCTACTTTGATCAATCTATGTGATATATCTTCCTACCTATTTCCATGCTTTTCTATTGCTTCCGGCTCTAAAATTACAAACATGACATATCTAGCCTATATCAAAACTTGTTCCCTTCAACGGGCATGCATTCGTGCTGTGCACGAAGGTGAACCTAGTATATATAAAAGAGGCATCTCATGAACCCCTATTTCTCACAAGCACAATTTTCATCAAAGAGATCGAGTTGATTATTTCACTTGGGCCATACAATTACCATGGCTAAGAATATGGGACATGCCCTCACTATTCTTCTTGTCCTTTGCATGACCATCGCTGCGGCTGCTAGCAAAGAGAAAGATCCCATCACCACCCCGACAGCCGCTATCGAAGGGGTGGCAAAAGTAGGTTTTCCAGAGCACAATCACTTGGACAGGGCGTTAAACCACAATCACTTGGGCAGGGGGTTAAACCAAGATGAGCGCTGTGGTAAGGACTGCCCGTACAGACGCGTCATGTATGCTGCCCTTAATGCCTGTGCACCGTCGTGGACCCATTGGCCCCATTTGGTTTATTCAAAAACCAACACTTTCCTAATCTTTACTCTTTTGTGAAATGTTTTCATCTTCAGGTAAATActtctcatctctctctgtctgtcaTGGGTAGAggattcaaaataattttaaaaatgcaccccattttttagaagaaaaaaaaaaaaaaaagatctagtAAAGACAAAATCGAGGCCCAATTCCAAGTTTTTCTAGGCTTGTGTTGTCTTTAGTCAGCTGTTTTTCAACATGGTCCTTAGCTTTCACTTTTCTAGCTCCTCTAGTCCGAATGagatgaataaagaaaaaaagaattgaacgaAGGAAGAAAATAGTTCATCAAGGATGAAAAAAAACTGTGAAAGTCTTGGTTTTAGTCTTTTAGATATCCCAAAACAGGGCCTTAGGATACCCAAGAGTTGAGATCATTGGCACTTGAGTCATCTGTTTGTTTGGGTTTTCTTTGCATGTGTGT
This genomic window contains:
- the LOC131334084 gene encoding uncharacterized protein LOC131334084, with the protein product MVTRAWPNGMLSEHHRGMLCNQCLAGSGWSYSNSETHSKCSQEDIICAKHLNSKWGSSSVAIGDPMLFPYNIQLEKLNAYKRWTVNDIGISAGDVYAAVECPSVFGLRYGWFSELCPKTVAVPSRSTHLGNGFQAKERGCSTILKLVDIRKEEVLDFKPTNLSKLANATLTTNICIQMSQHVIGIAREVNAEGF